A single Penaeus chinensis breed Huanghai No. 1 chromosome 7, ASM1920278v2, whole genome shotgun sequence DNA region contains:
- the LOC125027583 gene encoding uncharacterized protein LOC125027583 yields the protein MPGDEREAAQEARGAAGTRWLRPTVMAEGVFDMLQARGMVITVYWMTLRSAEPLQEDHVRRALVHLLRKVLPLRTCFRRRGDCLWLCEMDEEARRLPGETSLLCDTNGFVN from the exons ATGCCTGGCGACGAGCGCGAGGCGGCCCAGGAGGCGCGGGGCGCGGCGGGCACCAGGTGGCTCAGACCCACGGTCATGGCGGAGGGAGTCTTCGACATGCTACAGGCTCGCGGGATGGTCATCACCGTCTACTGGATGACCCTCCGCAGCGCCGAGCCCCTGCAGGAGGACCACGTCCGGCGGGCGCTGGTGCATCTCTTGAG GAAGGTGCTGCCCCTGAGGACGTGTTTCCGCAGGCGAGGCGACTGCTTGTGGTTGTGCGAGATGGACGAGGAGGCCCGTCGACTTCCAGGTGAAACGTCATTGTTGTGTGATACAAATGGATTCGTAAATTAG